The following are from one region of the Rosistilla carotiformis genome:
- a CDS encoding HNH endonuclease has protein sequence MDANLREYVVDRSQGFCEYCLISQRYFSERFQIEHVIAHQHRGETIASNLAIACSRCNRHKGPNLAGIDPESGALTRLFNPRSDTWIEHFVQRSSGIIEGLTAIGRTTTYVLDFNAERRVELRAAIEKLATKEL, from the coding sequence ATGGATGCTAACCTTCGCGAGTACGTCGTTGATCGTTCGCAAGGTTTTTGCGAATACTGCCTTATCTCACAGCGATACTTCAGTGAGCGGTTTCAAATCGAACACGTAATTGCCCATCAGCACCGAGGCGAAACAATCGCCTCGAATTTGGCAATCGCGTGCTCGCGATGCAACCGACACAAAGGACCAAACTTAGCTGGTATCGATCCGGAAAGTGGTGCTTTGACTCGGTTGTTTAATCCTCGTTCCGATACTTGGATTGAACACTTTGTCCAGCGGTCAAGCGGTATCATCGAAGGATTAACGGCTATTGGTCGAACCACCACTTACGTTCTGGATTTTAACGCAGAGCGACGTGTCGAACTGCGAGCCGCCATCGAAAAGCTGGCTACCAAGGAACTCTGA
- a CDS encoding Lpg1974 family pore-forming outer membrane protein → MKKLLQHVGVAVGLVCGVTASAEQAVVTSVYEEAMIADQEPVQLVGYESVGAIGSQLQKFRPRGVFSVGAELPLLSTYANHGLNASSSTWSDGYDTEAALRVTAAYQTTGIMGFRGRFFDFGASSNGDPNTTFDVQTYDLEATTDLKLGEWKIQGFGGLRWGSIDFSKSRWGGFENHEFDGFGFTLGADVRRHVAHGFSLVAGFRQSMLYGETVSNVGNRLDNVVVPVTELRLGAEYAHVFACGNKVIAGVGYEHQQFSSLSSLAGTIDPEDVDLALAGPVFSLTWQR, encoded by the coding sequence TTGAAAAAATTATTGCAACATGTTGGCGTGGCTGTTGGGCTGGTCTGTGGCGTTACGGCGTCGGCGGAACAGGCGGTTGTTACCAGTGTGTATGAAGAGGCGATGATCGCGGATCAAGAGCCGGTTCAATTGGTCGGATACGAATCGGTTGGCGCGATCGGCAGCCAGTTGCAGAAGTTCCGACCGCGTGGCGTCTTTTCCGTCGGGGCGGAACTGCCTTTGCTGTCGACCTATGCCAATCATGGCTTAAACGCATCGTCCAGTACTTGGAGCGACGGCTACGATACAGAAGCTGCCCTGCGAGTCACCGCGGCTTATCAAACGACAGGAATCATGGGGTTCCGTGGCCGCTTCTTCGATTTTGGTGCGTCGTCCAACGGCGATCCAAACACCACGTTCGACGTGCAAACCTACGATCTCGAAGCGACCACCGACCTCAAGCTGGGTGAGTGGAAGATTCAAGGATTTGGCGGCCTCCGCTGGGGTTCGATCGATTTTTCGAAGTCCCGCTGGGGCGGATTTGAAAACCATGAATTCGACGGCTTCGGATTCACGCTGGGGGCCGATGTGCGACGGCATGTTGCTCATGGATTCTCGTTGGTCGCAGGATTCCGCCAAAGCATGCTCTACGGTGAAACGGTAAGCAACGTTGGCAACCGACTCGATAACGTCGTTGTCCCGGTCACGGAGCTACGCCTTGGTGCCGAATACGCGCACGTCTTTGCATGTGGCAATAAAGTGATCGCCGGTGTCGGCTACGAACATCAGCAATTCAGCAGCCTCAGCAGTTTGGCTGGAACGATCGATCCCGAAGATGTCGATCTCGCCTTGGCTGGCCCCGTCTTCTCGCTGACTTGGCAACGTTAA
- the pckA gene encoding phosphoenolpyruvate carboxykinase (ATP) has product MTTIDLKELGITVQDIKRNTAPSELYEEAIRREPGTTISDLGALIAYSGTKTGRSPSDKRITRSPEAEDEVWWGSVNISLEKHSFEVNRERASDYLNTLDRLYVFDGYAGWDPKYRIKVRVICGRPYHALFMHNMLIRPTQEELADFGEPDCTILNAGAFPANRYTTGMTSKTSVDLDLANRQVVILGTEYAGEMKKAVFTLMNYLMPKQGVLSMHCSATVDPERTHSTILFGLSGTGKTTLSADPHRLLVGDDEHCWSDDGVFNIEGGCYAKAIYLTREAEPQIFDALRFGAVLENVVYDKADHHVDFDNTSITENTRGAYPIEFIDNAAIPCVAPHPTNIIFLTCDAFGVLPPVAKLTAEQAEYHFISGYTAKVAGTEVGVTEPQATFSPCFGGPFLVWHPGKYAELLSSKIAQHNVNVWLINTGWTGGAYGTGSRIRLKHTRAIIDAIHAGSLNDAPTSTDPWFGFQTLRDVPGVPEEILAPQSTWSDPDAYDQTAAKLVELFRNNFKSYESGVRADVLAAGPSRK; this is encoded by the coding sequence ATGACCACGATCGACCTGAAGGAACTTGGGATCACAGTTCAAGACATCAAGCGCAACACAGCACCGTCGGAACTGTATGAAGAGGCGATTCGACGCGAACCGGGGACGACGATCTCCGATCTGGGAGCGTTGATCGCCTACTCGGGGACAAAAACAGGTCGCTCCCCGTCGGACAAGCGGATCACCCGATCGCCCGAGGCGGAGGATGAAGTCTGGTGGGGCAGCGTCAATATTTCGCTGGAGAAGCACAGCTTTGAAGTCAATCGCGAGCGTGCCAGCGATTACCTGAACACCCTCGATCGGTTGTACGTCTTCGATGGCTACGCCGGTTGGGATCCGAAGTATCGGATCAAGGTTCGCGTGATCTGCGGGCGGCCCTACCACGCGTTGTTCATGCACAACATGCTGATTCGGCCGACGCAGGAAGAGCTGGCCGATTTCGGCGAGCCCGATTGCACGATCCTCAACGCCGGTGCCTTCCCCGCCAATCGCTACACCACCGGGATGACTTCCAAGACCAGCGTCGATCTCGACCTGGCGAACCGCCAAGTGGTAATCTTGGGGACCGAATACGCTGGCGAGATGAAGAAGGCTGTCTTCACGCTGATGAATTATTTGATGCCCAAGCAGGGCGTCTTGTCGATGCACTGCTCGGCCACCGTCGATCCCGAGCGGACCCATTCAACGATCCTGTTTGGCCTGTCGGGAACCGGAAAGACGACGCTGTCGGCCGATCCGCATCGCTTGTTGGTCGGCGACGATGAGCACTGTTGGTCCGACGACGGCGTCTTTAATATCGAAGGGGGCTGTTACGCCAAAGCGATCTATTTGACGCGCGAAGCCGAGCCGCAGATCTTCGACGCGCTGCGTTTTGGCGCGGTGCTGGAGAACGTGGTCTACGACAAAGCCGATCATCACGTCGATTTCGACAACACCTCGATCACCGAAAATACGCGAGGCGCTTATCCGATCGAGTTCATCGACAACGCAGCAATCCCCTGCGTCGCGCCCCATCCGACCAACATCATCTTCCTGACGTGCGACGCCTTTGGTGTCCTGCCGCCGGTGGCCAAGTTGACCGCTGAACAAGCGGAATATCATTTTATCAGTGGTTACACCGCCAAAGTGGCTGGAACCGAAGTCGGCGTGACCGAGCCTCAGGCGACGTTTTCACCCTGCTTCGGCGGGCCGTTTTTGGTGTGGCATCCGGGGAAATATGCCGAACTGTTGTCAAGCAAGATCGCTCAGCACAACGTCAACGTCTGGCTAATCAACACCGGCTGGACCGGCGGTGCTTACGGCACCGGATCGCGCATTCGACTGAAACACACCCGCGCGATCATCGATGCCATCCACGCCGGCTCTTTAAACGACGCCCCAACCAGCACCGATCCGTGGTTCGGATTCCAGACGCTCCGCGACGTCCCGGGCGTGCCTGAAGAGATCCTCGCGCCGCAGTCGACCTGGAGCGATCCGGATGCGTATGACCAAACTGCAGCGAAGTTGGTCGAACTGTTCCGCAACAACTTTAAGAGCTATGAATCGGGCGTCCGCGCCGATGTCCTAGCCGCCGGCCCCTCGCGAAAATAG
- the egtB gene encoding ergothioneine biosynthesis protein EgtB produces the protein MATTSSNAASSSTIDLAELADSYRTIRAFTTTLCEPLEIEDMVAQSMPDASPVVWHLAHTTWFFETFLLKPFCPGYKPFHPQFEYLFNSYYNAVGEQFTRADRGLLTRPTVAQVRQYRESVEGCVNEFLAAGRFDDAASVRATVELGIQHEQQHQELILTDLKHLLSRNPLAPAYRSLPDVAQSSNGKAATNSVATAAPIRFVDFPEQLAWIGYDGDEFAFDNERPRHRQFVEAFGIANRLVTNGEYLEFMEVGGYNRPEYWLSMGWSAVSENRWQSPLYWTQRDERWCEFTLDGIQPLQLDAPVCHVSYFEADAYARFAGLRLPTEAEWEIVASQTPVEGHFAESLRLQPGPAADSGPIEQMFGDCWQWTSSPYIGYPGYRPPSGAIGEYNGKFMCNQYVLRGGSVATSRTHIRASYRNFFPPQARWQFTGIRLAK, from the coding sequence ATGGCGACAACTTCTAGCAACGCGGCATCCTCCTCGACGATCGACTTGGCGGAACTGGCCGATTCGTATCGAACGATCCGGGCGTTCACCACTACGCTGTGCGAACCGTTGGAAATCGAGGACATGGTCGCTCAGTCGATGCCCGATGCCAGTCCCGTCGTTTGGCATCTGGCGCATACGACTTGGTTCTTCGAGACGTTTCTGCTGAAGCCATTCTGCCCAGGATACAAACCGTTCCATCCGCAGTTTGAATACCTGTTCAACTCCTATTACAACGCCGTGGGTGAGCAGTTCACCCGAGCGGACCGTGGGCTGCTGACGCGGCCGACCGTCGCTCAGGTACGCCAGTATCGCGAGTCGGTCGAGGGCTGCGTGAATGAATTTTTGGCGGCCGGTAGGTTCGACGATGCTGCGTCAGTGCGAGCGACGGTTGAGCTGGGGATTCAGCACGAACAACAACATCAAGAACTGATCCTGACCGACCTGAAACATCTGCTCAGCCGCAATCCGTTGGCCCCCGCCTATCGCTCGCTTCCCGATGTCGCCCAATCTTCCAATGGCAAGGCGGCAACAAATTCCGTGGCGACGGCGGCTCCGATTCGCTTTGTCGATTTCCCTGAACAGCTCGCCTGGATCGGATACGACGGCGACGAATTTGCCTTTGACAACGAACGGCCTCGCCACCGCCAGTTTGTCGAAGCGTTTGGCATCGCCAATCGTTTGGTGACCAATGGCGAGTATCTGGAGTTCATGGAAGTGGGCGGCTACAACCGTCCGGAATATTGGTTGTCGATGGGCTGGTCGGCGGTCAGCGAAAACCGATGGCAATCGCCGCTCTATTGGACGCAGCGCGATGAACGCTGGTGCGAATTCACGCTCGATGGGATCCAGCCGTTACAGCTCGACGCGCCGGTTTGTCACGTCAGCTATTTCGAAGCGGACGCCTACGCGCGGTTTGCGGGGCTGCGTTTGCCGACCGAAGCCGAGTGGGAGATCGTCGCCAGCCAGACGCCAGTCGAAGGCCACTTTGCTGAATCGCTGCGCCTGCAGCCCGGCCCGGCCGCCGATAGCGGCCCGATCGAACAGATGTTCGGCGACTGTTGGCAGTGGACCTCCAGTCCCTACATCGGCTATCCCGGCTATCGGCCTCCCAGCGGCGCGATCGGTGAATACAACGGCAAATTCATGTGCAACCAATACGTGTTGCGAGGGGGAAGCGTCGCGACCAGCCGAACGCATATCCGGGCCAGCTACCGCAACTTCTTCCCTCCGCAAGCGCGGTGGCAGTTCACGGGCATCCGTTTGGCGAAGTAG
- a CDS encoding serine hydrolase domain-containing protein, producing MKMLVQCSLLILFSLVSVVAVRAADSDDSRFDAIEPIVRRGIEAGQLPGAVVAVADSTKILYLRAFGDRQIDPTREALTTDTIFDLASLTKPVATATSVMLLVQRGEVDLDQPVAKYLPEFADAGKEAITVRDLMLHVGGMIPDNSIRDYQQGIDVAWERLFALKPRSERGEKFAYSDVGFLILGKLVERVSGTTLDQFTQEEIFQPMGMETTSYNPDPALRDRIAATEPRDGALLRGKVHDPRAALLDGVAGHAGLFSTAEDLVRYGQMILSVDDETTSAPRVLDQKTIAAMIQPHRVPRGTRTPGWDHQSPYSSNRGTTFSDSAVGHGGFTGTVLWIDPEKDRVFVFLSSRLYPDGKGSVNRLAGEIATIIGR from the coding sequence ATGAAGATGCTCGTCCAGTGCAGTTTGCTGATCCTATTCTCGCTCGTATCCGTCGTCGCCGTCCGCGCTGCCGATTCCGACGACTCCCGTTTCGATGCGATCGAACCGATTGTTCGACGCGGTATCGAAGCGGGCCAGCTGCCCGGCGCGGTGGTTGCCGTCGCCGATTCGACAAAGATCTTGTACCTGCGTGCGTTTGGCGATCGTCAAATCGATCCGACTCGCGAAGCCTTGACGACCGACACGATCTTCGATCTCGCTTCGCTGACCAAGCCGGTCGCGACGGCGACGTCGGTGATGCTTTTGGTGCAACGGGGCGAAGTCGATCTCGATCAACCTGTCGCCAAATACCTTCCCGAATTTGCGGACGCGGGCAAAGAAGCGATCACGGTTCGCGATCTGATGTTACACGTCGGAGGCATGATCCCCGACAATTCGATCCGCGATTATCAACAGGGGATCGATGTGGCGTGGGAACGCTTGTTTGCATTGAAGCCGAGGTCCGAGCGCGGTGAGAAGTTCGCCTACAGCGACGTCGGCTTCCTGATCTTGGGCAAGCTGGTCGAACGGGTCAGCGGCACAACGTTGGATCAATTTACGCAGGAAGAGATCTTTCAGCCGATGGGAATGGAAACGACATCCTATAACCCCGATCCCGCTTTGCGCGACCGGATCGCGGCAACCGAACCGCGCGATGGAGCGCTGTTGCGTGGAAAGGTTCACGACCCGCGAGCGGCCTTGTTGGACGGAGTCGCCGGTCACGCGGGACTCTTTTCGACGGCGGAGGATTTGGTCCGCTACGGCCAGATGATCCTGAGCGTCGATGACGAGACGACATCAGCTCCACGCGTATTGGATCAAAAAACAATCGCCGCGATGATCCAACCGCATCGCGTGCCGCGCGGCACGCGGACTCCGGGCTGGGATCACCAAAGCCCCTACTCGTCGAATCGCGGAACCACCTTCTCCGACTCCGCCGTCGGGCACGGCGGATTCACGGGAACGGTCCTCTGGATCGACCCCGAAAAAGATCGCGTGTTTGTCTTTTTAAGCAGCCGGCTGTATCCCGACGGCAAGGGATCAGTCAATCGTTTGGCTGGCGAAATAGCCACGATCATCGGCCGCTGA
- a CDS encoding sialidase family protein encodes MMDPISRRTLLAASAAGVLVSQTGRLFAADEASGIDVDPIRTISLQRDRYHGWPTLLRTRDGELLVVCSGGRDSHVCPMGRVELIRSGDDGKTWTYARTILDGPLDDRDAGIVETAKGTLLVTTFTSMAYQPNYEKAVAAAEAGTPYPLSGAQLERWKGAHRRVAEGEHASHLGCWMIRSEDGGLNWSPAYRVPVNSPHGPTELRSGRLFYAGVALWEEGRKVAAYTSDDDGLTWQSIADIPIRDGDQGSQYHELHAVEAADGRLIVQIRNHNKTNNRETLQTHSTDGGKTWTSPEPIGVWGLPTHLLRLSDDRLLMTYGHRRKPLGNQARISDDNGETWSPPMLIQSDASSGDLGYPSTVELAPGSFATVWYEKLPDSSNAQLRLATWRLK; translated from the coding sequence ATGATGGATCCCATTTCCCGCCGCACGTTATTAGCCGCCTCGGCCGCTGGCGTTTTAGTCAGCCAAACCGGGCGACTGTTTGCCGCCGATGAAGCCTCAGGGATCGATGTCGATCCGATTCGCACGATCAGTCTGCAGCGCGATCGCTACCATGGTTGGCCGACGCTGCTGCGGACTCGCGACGGCGAACTGTTGGTCGTTTGTTCGGGCGGCCGTGACAGCCATGTCTGTCCGATGGGACGCGTCGAACTGATTCGATCCGGCGACGACGGAAAGACATGGACGTATGCCCGAACCATTTTGGATGGTCCGCTGGACGATCGCGACGCCGGGATCGTGGAGACAGCGAAAGGGACCTTGTTGGTGACCACGTTTACTTCGATGGCCTACCAACCGAATTACGAAAAAGCGGTTGCGGCCGCCGAAGCGGGCACTCCGTATCCGTTGTCGGGAGCTCAATTGGAACGCTGGAAGGGAGCTCACCGACGTGTTGCCGAAGGAGAACATGCATCGCATCTGGGATGTTGGATGATCCGCAGCGAGGATGGTGGGCTGAACTGGTCTCCCGCCTACCGCGTTCCGGTCAACAGTCCTCACGGGCCGACCGAGCTGCGCAGCGGACGCCTGTTCTACGCAGGCGTTGCGCTCTGGGAAGAAGGCCGGAAAGTTGCCGCCTACACTTCCGATGACGACGGTTTGACGTGGCAATCGATCGCTGATATTCCAATCCGCGATGGCGACCAAGGTTCGCAATATCACGAACTGCACGCCGTCGAAGCGGCCGACGGACGATTGATCGTTCAGATCCGCAATCACAACAAGACCAATAACCGCGAGACGCTCCAAACGCATTCGACCGATGGCGGCAAGACCTGGACCTCGCCTGAGCCGATCGGCGTCTGGGGCCTGCCGACGCATCTGCTGCGTTTGTCCGACGATCGGTTGTTGATGACCTATGGCCATCGCCGCAAGCCGCTGGGAAATCAGGCTCGGATCAGTGACGACAACGGCGAAACATGGTCGCCGCCGATGCTGATCCAATCCGACGCCAGCTCGGGCGATCTCGGCTACCCTTCGACCGTCGAACTGGCACCGGGATCGTTTGCCACGGTCTGGTACGAAAAACTTCCCGACAGCTCCAACGCACAACTGCGCTTGGCCACCTGGCGTCTAAAATAG
- a CDS encoding CynX/NimT family MFS transporter, whose amino-acid sequence MVVPSQPMNLLLLAGILLVAVNLRPALASVGPLVEEIRQSTGLSSSQLGLLTTLPLIAFGVISTLTPLFTRRLGIGGTLLGALALLAFGIAIRYVAWLPALYFGTLCLGIAIAFGNVLLPSITKRNFAANSGFVTSLYSSGMALGASMAAGLSIPLANGLGLGWRGALGIWAIPAAIAFVAWLPQVRRLTRSEPNRSFAKAMKDLGGSRLAWQVAFFMGLQSLTYYAVLAWLPAILISRGYDASFSGWMLSLSQGMGIVGSLIIPTLAGRKPDQRGIIWLLASVEAVGLVGLLANPAGWIALWVSLIGLVLGGSFGLALLFIVLRTRHPETATELSGMAQSIGYLIAGTGPLLFGSLFDLTGAWTCSILYLMAVAVLKLAMGLGAAAARTVD is encoded by the coding sequence ATGGTGGTTCCTTCGCAACCGATGAATCTGTTGTTGCTCGCCGGCATCCTGCTTGTCGCTGTCAATCTCCGGCCTGCGTTGGCGAGCGTTGGTCCTTTGGTGGAAGAGATCCGGCAATCGACTGGGCTATCCAGTTCGCAATTGGGATTGCTGACGACGCTGCCGTTGATCGCGTTTGGTGTCATATCGACCCTGACCCCGCTGTTCACGCGGCGTTTGGGGATCGGCGGTACGTTGCTCGGAGCGTTGGCGTTGCTGGCCTTCGGGATCGCGATCCGATACGTCGCGTGGCTCCCTGCCCTGTATTTTGGGACGCTCTGTCTGGGGATTGCGATCGCGTTTGGGAACGTGCTGCTGCCGAGCATCACGAAACGCAACTTTGCCGCGAATTCCGGGTTTGTCACAAGTCTCTATTCGAGCGGGATGGCCTTGGGCGCGTCGATGGCAGCGGGATTGAGTATCCCGTTGGCCAACGGATTGGGGCTCGGTTGGCGCGGGGCGCTGGGGATCTGGGCGATTCCGGCCGCGATCGCTTTTGTGGCGTGGTTGCCGCAGGTGCGTCGGTTGACGAGATCGGAGCCAAATCGAAGCTTTGCAAAAGCGATGAAAGATTTGGGCGGGTCGCGATTGGCCTGGCAGGTCGCCTTTTTTATGGGCCTCCAATCGCTCACCTACTATGCGGTCTTGGCGTGGTTGCCAGCGATCTTGATCAGCCGAGGGTATGACGCATCGTTTTCGGGCTGGATGCTCTCGCTGTCGCAAGGGATGGGGATCGTCGGTTCGTTGATCATTCCTACCCTCGCGGGGCGCAAGCCGGACCAGCGTGGCATCATTTGGCTTTTAGCCTCGGTAGAAGCAGTGGGCCTTGTTGGCTTGCTGGCCAATCCGGCGGGCTGGATCGCGCTCTGGGTTTCGTTGATCGGTCTTGTGTTGGGCGGATCGTTTGGGTTGGCCCTGCTGTTTATCGTGCTGCGAACCCGGCACCCAGAGACGGCAACCGAGTTGTCGGGGATGGCCCAGTCGATCGGCTATTTGATCGCCGGGACAGGTCCCTTGCTGTTCGGCAGCCTCTTCGATTTGACGGGAGCCTGGACCTGCTCGATTCTGTATCTGATGGCGGTTGCGGTCCTGAAGCTGGCGATGGGCTTGGGAGCTGCCGCCGCGCGAACTGTCGATTAG
- a CDS encoding c-type cytochrome, which translates to MNRLSLLSAVLMCCAVFQLSDATAQGSKKLAWLKTKPEAQWIWSEGEITAQQPIYVRKSFEITGPVKSAKVFTTCDNRMTLWINGKEVGKSPDWPNPIHKDVTKLLKSGRNTIALAGQNNGGTAALVFKLAINAQEKAGAQTIVSDGSWKLSKAAPADGWTDTAFNDSGWADKVKVIRPLGGAPWGIPGANGSPSAGEVTAPEDLNVADGFAVELIYTVPKDEQGSWVVLDKGPDGSLIACDQGGKGLYSIQIKESADGPQADVQPMNISNPNGNGTLSGAQGLLWAFDALWFHKNGGHLYRITDSDGDGKLDKSEQLPSKTGGGEHGNHALILSEDGKSIYMDGGNHAPLHDVTRQRVQSWQEDHLLTRMWDARGHARGVMAPGGWVTQLDPVSLQQELVCIGFRNQYDIAMNRFGDIFTFDADMEWDLGMPWYRPTRICHVVSGADFGWRSGTGKWPTYYEDSLPPTLEIGPGSPTGVASGVGAKFPAKYQDAIFALDWTFGTIYAIHPTPAGASYTATSEAFVTGVPLPVTDATVGVDGHLYFTVGGRGTQSGLYRVRYVGNESTVANQTEALPSDVVKARAIRKQLEDFHGRHDKAAVDTAWPHLSSSDRFIRSAARVAIESQPTDQWAERAMNESDPQARITAAVALARMGDAKLQQPLIESLLELDPAKLSVSQTLGMLRAYALTFIRMGRPTSELADRVIDRLNPHLPNKNADINTELVRVLTYLEAPQIVAKTLQLIEDRAAPEIPDWTELADRNAGYGGTVRAVLENHPPSREIGYALMLRNLRNGWTVDQRRSYFEFLNAAAKGSGGASFPGFMTNIREEALENSTNEQRAAVADITGEDFNPVPDFEIKPIEGPGRKWTTETAIQQSANKFNQADFERGRRLYFATSCGKCHRVGGLGGSIGPDLTSIRNKFDVRYLVEHIIEPSKVISDQYQSSVVLTLDGRSITGLVSEEEGKLVIFPADANADPVVVDADDVDEVRPSPVSQMPVGLIDGLNPDELRDLLAYLMSGGDPKETKVYGKR; encoded by the coding sequence ATGAATAGACTCTCCCTGCTTTCTGCCGTGCTGATGTGCTGCGCGGTCTTCCAACTCTCCGACGCAACCGCTCAAGGTTCCAAAAAACTTGCCTGGTTGAAAACCAAGCCGGAGGCGCAGTGGATTTGGTCTGAAGGGGAGATCACCGCGCAGCAACCGATCTATGTCCGGAAGTCGTTCGAGATCACCGGTCCGGTGAAATCGGCGAAGGTCTTCACGACCTGTGACAACCGAATGACGCTGTGGATCAATGGCAAGGAAGTCGGAAAGAGTCCCGATTGGCCCAATCCCATCCACAAAGATGTCACCAAGCTTTTGAAGTCGGGACGCAATACCATCGCGCTCGCGGGGCAGAACAATGGTGGGACCGCGGCGTTGGTCTTCAAACTTGCGATTAATGCCCAAGAGAAGGCCGGCGCGCAAACCATCGTTTCGGATGGATCGTGGAAGCTTTCGAAGGCAGCACCCGCCGACGGATGGACCGACACCGCGTTTAACGATTCCGGATGGGCTGACAAGGTCAAAGTCATCCGGCCGCTTGGTGGTGCTCCTTGGGGAATTCCCGGTGCCAACGGCTCACCCAGCGCCGGTGAAGTCACTGCGCCGGAAGATCTGAATGTCGCTGACGGATTTGCTGTCGAACTGATCTACACGGTTCCCAAAGACGAGCAGGGCTCTTGGGTCGTGTTGGACAAAGGGCCCGACGGTTCGCTGATCGCGTGCGACCAGGGAGGCAAAGGGCTCTATTCGATCCAGATCAAAGAATCGGCAGACGGCCCGCAAGCCGATGTGCAACCGATGAACATCTCCAACCCCAACGGCAACGGTACGCTGTCGGGAGCCCAAGGTTTATTGTGGGCGTTTGATGCACTGTGGTTCCACAAAAATGGAGGGCATCTGTATCGGATCACCGACAGCGATGGCGATGGCAAGCTGGACAAGAGCGAACAGCTGCCGAGCAAGACCGGCGGCGGTGAGCATGGCAACCACGCGTTGATCCTGAGCGAAGATGGCAAATCGATCTACATGGATGGCGGCAACCACGCTCCGCTGCACGATGTCACTCGCCAGCGGGTGCAATCGTGGCAAGAGGATCATCTGCTGACGCGGATGTGGGACGCCCGTGGGCACGCTCGCGGCGTGATGGCTCCCGGCGGATGGGTCACCCAGCTCGATCCCGTCAGCCTGCAACAGGAACTGGTCTGCATCGGTTTCCGCAACCAATACGACATCGCGATGAATCGCTTCGGCGACATCTTCACCTTCGACGCCGATATGGAATGGGATCTGGGGATGCCGTGGTATCGCCCGACGCGGATCTGCCATGTGGTCAGCGGCGCCGACTTCGGCTGGCGAAGCGGAACGGGCAAATGGCCAACGTATTATGAAGACAGCTTGCCTCCGACGCTGGAGATCGGCCCCGGTTCGCCGACCGGAGTCGCGTCGGGCGTGGGAGCAAAATTCCCCGCGAAATATCAAGACGCGATCTTCGCGTTGGACTGGACCTTTGGAACGATCTACGCGATCCATCCGACTCCCGCAGGAGCCAGTTACACCGCGACCAGCGAAGCCTTTGTCACCGGCGTCCCGTTGCCAGTGACCGATGCGACCGTCGGCGTCGATGGACACTTGTACTTCACCGTCGGCGGACGCGGCACGCAATCGGGGCTGTATCGCGTGCGATACGTTGGCAACGAAAGCACCGTCGCAAATCAGACCGAAGCGTTGCCTAGCGACGTCGTCAAGGCACGTGCTATCCGCAAGCAGTTGGAAGACTTTCATGGGCGTCACGACAAGGCAGCTGTCGACACGGCGTGGCCACATTTGAGCAGCTCCGACCGCTTCATCCGAAGCGCCGCCCGCGTTGCGATCGAATCGCAGCCGACCGACCAATGGGCTGAACGGGCGATGAACGAATCCGATCCACAAGCTCGGATCACCGCCGCCGTGGCGTTGGCTCGCATGGGCGACGCCAAACTGCAGCAGCCATTGATCGAAAGCCTGTTGGAATTGGATCCCGCCAAGCTTTCCGTATCGCAAACGCTCGGAATGTTGCGCGCCTACGCGTTGACTTTCATTCGGATGGGCCGTCCGACGTCGGAACTCGCCGATCGCGTGATCGATCGTTTGAACCCGCATCTGCCGAACAAAAACGCAGACATCAACACGGAACTCGTCCGCGTCTTGACGTATCTGGAAGCGCCTCAGATCGTTGCCAAGACGCTGCAATTGATCGAGGATCGCGCGGCACCGGAGATTCCCGATTGGACGGAACTGGCCGACCGCAACGCTGGCTACGGCGGGACGGTTCGCGCGGTCTTGGAGAACCATCCGCCATCGCGCGAGATCGGGTATGCCTTGATGCTGCGGAACCTTCGCAACGGCTGGACGGTCGATCAACGCCGCAGCTACTTTGAATTCTTGAACGCGGCGGCGAAGGGATCGGGCGGCGCAAGCTTCCCCGGATTCATGACGAACATCCGCGAGGAGGCGTTGGAGAATTCGACGAACGAACAACGGGCAGCGGTCGCCGATATCACGGGGGAAGATTTTAATCCCGTTCCCGATTTCGAAATCAAGCCGATCGAAGGTCCGGGGAGAAAGTGGACGACCGAAACCGCGATCCAACAGTCGGCGAACAAGTTCAACCAAGCCGATTTCGAACGCGGCCGCAGGCTCTATTTCGCAACCAGCTGTGGCAAGTGCCATCGCGTCGGCGGCTTGGGCGGCAGCATCGGGCCCGATCTGACCAGCATCCGAAATAAGTTCGATGTTCGCTACTTGGTCGAACACATTATCGAACCGAGCAAGGTGATTTCGGATCAATACCAATCGTCGGTCGTGCTGACTCTCGATGGACGTTCGATCACCGGATTGGTCTCCGAGGAGGAGGGGAAACTTGTGATCTTCCCGGCCGACGCCAATGCCGACCCGGTGGTCGTCGATGCGGACGATGTCGACGAAGTCCGGCCTTCTCCTGTGTCGCAAATGCCGGTAGGCTTAATCGACGGCTTAAACCCCGATGAGCTTCGCGATCTGCTTGCTTATCTAATGAGCGGCGGCGATCCGAAGGAGACCAAAGTCTACGGAAAACGCTAA